The segment AAGCGGTATAGAGACCTTCCGGACCGACCGTAGTGACCGAGGCTGCCGGATTTGGCATATCGGGAATGAGGAGCTTGATGATATCGAGAAAGGCGGGCTCCATTGCGGGATTACTGTCCATCGAAGAAGTCATCATATCTCGAAACGCCTGGGTGTATTCGGGAGTCACGTAGGAGAAAAAGACGCCGTCCGAGGGGAGCTGATTGGCGGCCTTCCGGAAGGCATCGGTGTCTTTCAGCTTATCCTTGTTCTGCAGACATGCGTCCAAGTAGGTCTGACTGGAGGCAAGAAAGAGCCGTTTGGTTTGCGTATCGGCGACGATCACGGGCTGGATGTAATCGAATGGTGCCGGGAACTGCTCTGTGGCGCGCAGCTCGAATCCGTTGTCGGTATCCTTCCATTCAACTTGGGGCTGGCCTTGGAGAGCGGGCTTGAGCGACTCGAATAGGTCCGTGACTCCGTCGAGAACAATCAGGGCATCGGTGTGAGGAAGGCTCCCATAGAATCCGAACGGGAGGAGATTCTCGGAGTCGAAATCGAGAATGAGGATCCCGCGATTTCCCGAGGCTTCAATGACCTGGTTCACGGTGCGATTACCCATCTCCGGAACGGGAGATTGTAGCCATGCAGCGATCATTCCACGGCCGAAAGGACCAGCGACTGCGTCCCCAATTCCGAGGATGGTGTCGCGCAAGGTTTCAGGGCGGTAACTCATCTCCATCACGAGATCGGAGGTGGAAGGGGCCAGATCAAGTGAATCGAAAGGATGGGGGGCATCGCCGAAGAACTGGAAAAAACCGGTGGGACCTTCAGGGAAATAGAGAATCGAGCGGTTGTGGAACATCCCGTCTCCAATCTCCCGGGAGCTGAGTCCGATGGCGTCGAGGCCACTGAAGCCAGCTGCGGACAGCATCTTCTCGAAATTGAGTGGAAGTGGGGGAACGTCAGGCACCTCGCTCTTCACCTTGTTGGCGATCTCGGTCAGGGTCTTGCCCAACTTTTCGGTCTCATGGGTGAGATCCATGTAAGCATAAAAAACTCCACCGAGATCCAGAAACTCGGAAACTGCGTCAAACTGCGGAGCCCGATCCTCCTTGGGGAGAAGTCCTGCCGTGTCCTGCTCTTTTGTGCAGGCATTGAGGATAAGGAGTACGCAAGCGAAGAAGGGGATAGCTTTTCTCATCAGAGGAGATGCTTCGTGTTGGTGAGGCGGGAGGCAACTCTAAATGGGCCAATCCGAGTCGGAATCGGTTAACAAAAGCGTGACGGGTTTTGGAACGAAACGATCCTATTTTGCCCGGTCTTCTGGGAGCGCAGCGCTTCCGCCTGCGGGCGGTAGCAAAGGAAAATACCGAAAACGCAGGCTTCCGACTTTCGCCAAGGCTTCTGCAGACATAAAAGCACCGCGCGTCCCTGAACCCCTCCGTGGCTTTCTCAAAGAATGGCTGTAATTGCCTGGCGAAGTCCCTCGGGTTACCCCGGAATCGGAGAGAATTCATCGTCTTTCCACAAGACCTCCACATTCCCTCCATCTGGATCTTGAAGAATGAGGGAGATGAAAACCAAAAACATTCTTATCCTTCTCTCTGCAGGCTTCGGTGGGCTTCTCCTCATGGGTTCCGCGCGAGCGAACTCCCCTGGGGAGTCTTCTACAGACCGCACCGAAGTGCCCTATTTTTGGACGCCTTCGATGAAGGAAGGAGTTGATGCGTTGCCGCTTAAATCGACCGATGTTCAAGTGAAGATCGAGGGGATGTTGGCCACGGTCACGGTGAGTCAGGTCTACCGCAATGAAGGAACGGTCCCGATTGAGGCGTCCTACATTTTTCCGGGATCGACGCGGGCTGCGGTGAACGATCTCCGTTTTACGATTGGAGAACGGGTGATTTCCGCGGAGATCCAGGAAAAGGAGGAGGCTCGTCGCACCTATGAAGCCGCGAAAACCGAGGGCAAGCGAACCGTTCTCCTCGAGCAGCACCGTCCGAACGTGTTTCAGATGAAGGTTGCCAACATCCTTCCCGCCGATGTGGTTTCGGTGCAGCTAGTCTATACCGAAACGTTACCCCGTGAGAACGGGGACTACGAGTTTGTCTATCCCACGGTGGTCGGTCCGCGCTATGTCGGAGACCCGGAAGCACAGGCAGGAAACTCAACGGAATGGGTGCACTCTCCCTTTCTCTCACCGGAGACCGAGGTTGCGGCCCCAGAGTTCCGCTTGTCGGTCGATCTGACTCCTGGCCAGACGATCCGAAGAATCGGCTCTCCAAGCCACAAGGTGGACATCGATTATCGGGAGGCGGACCATGCTGTTCTCGAGCTGACCCCCGCACCCCTGCGATCGGATGATCGAGACTTTATCCTCCGTTACTCGTTGGCTGATGAGGAACCGGAAGTGGGGATTCTGCTGACGAAAACTGAGGACGGCGGCTACTTCCTCGTCAATCTGGAGCCACCTGCACGCCAGGCTTCGGGGGTGGCAATGCCGCGCGAATATTTGTTCTTGCTCGATGTTTCGGGTTCGATGGAAGGGTTTCCTCTCACCATCGCAAAGCAAGTAATGGGCGGACTGATCGAGGATCTGGGATCTGGCGACTCTTTCAATATCGTCGCATTTGCCGGAAGTTCCGAAGTGTTCTCCGAGAGGGTTTCTGCAAAAGTGAGTCCTTCTTCGAAACAGAGGGCCTTGGAATGGATCGATGGGCTTAGCGGCATGGGAGGGACCAACCTGCTTCCAGCCCTTAAGAGGGTCTTACAGCTGCCGCGGGATGAGGGCACTTCTCGAACGGTCGTTGTCATCACGGATGGATACGTGGTTGTGGAGCGGGAGGCGTTTGAACTCATCCGGAACTCGCTCGGGGAAGCCAATCTCTTCGCCCTTGGCATTGGTTCCTCAGTGAATCGGCATTTGATTGAGGGAATGGCCCGAGCGGGAGGCGGCGATGAGTTTGTCGCGACCAATATTCGAGAAGGAAAGGAGGTCGGTGCTCAATTGATCAAAATGGTGCGGAATCCGGTGCTGACTCAGATCTCATTGGATTGGGAAGGCTTGGAGGTAAAAGAAATGCTTCCGGAGCGGCAACCGGACCTCTTTCTGGATAAGCCGGTTCGAGTTATCGGTCGCTTCGAAGGTGAGTGGGGCGGTCGCCTGACTGTAACTGGGAAAGCGGGCTCTGACGACTTTGAGCAAACCGTCGAACTCGGTAATGGAAACCAACCTTCCGTGGGTTCGATCGGGATTCTGTGGGCGCGGGAAAAAGTTCAGGCTCTGACGGATTCACTGCTCTTCGGGGACGAAGGATCGGTCCGAAGCCAGATTGTTGAGCTGGGTCTGCGCTACCGGCTGCTTACTCGCTACACATCTTTTGTTGCGGTAGAAGAGGTCATTGCCCGGCAGGAAGAGGATCTGGCTACGGTTAAGCAACCCGTTCCGCTTCCCGCTGGAGTGAGCTCTCTCGCGGTCGGGGCCGGTATCCCCGCTTCACCCGAGCCCGAAACCGTAGGATTAGTCCTATTGGTATTGGGAGCGCTGGCGGTATTGTTCTGGAGTTCCCGCAAGAAGGATGCGCAATGAGGAGACAGATTCCCTGGGGGAGTCTCCTGTTTCTCTTAGCGTTGTTGACTCTCAGCCTGCCGTCCGCCCGCTGGTATGTTGCGCGCATGCTGGACGGTGCGGACGAGCCCTACGGGATTCTCGCCCTCGGAGTGTGGTTGTGGTTTCTTCCCTGGAAACGTTTTCGGCGGGATTTCGTCGCGAATACATTTCCAAGTGGGGTGGAGGCTCTGCTGTGGATTCTGGTGATTGCGATCATCCTCTTCGGCCCGGAGTGGCCAGCACTCCTTCGGGCGGCCCTGCTCGTTGGGATGATTTCGACGTCCGCGATTATCCGGGGTATGCCTCGGGGAGCGGTCGTTCTGGGCTTTCTCAGTCTCCCGATTCTCGCTAGCCTCGACTTCTACCTCGGCTTTCCCATGCGTTATGCATGTGGCTGGGTGGGAACTGAGGGTCTTCGGGCCGTCGGGGTCCCCGTATCCTTGAGTGGGATCCGCATGTTGGTCGAGGGGCATGAGATTGTCATCGATCGTCCCTGCAGTGGACTGAAGTATCTGTGGTTCGGTTGGTTCTTTGCCGGATGCCTCATGGCCCAATATCGATTAGCGGCCCAGCGGGTACTGGTTGGCTCCTTGTTGTCAGGCCTGATCCTTTTCCTTTCCAATGCTTTGAGGGTCACGGTTCTCTTTCTTCTCGAATGGCGCGGTTGGGGGAGCGCCAGAAGCCATGAGATTGCCGGTCTGATTCTGTTCGGGGCGGCGCTATTCGGAATCTTTCTGGCAATTCGCGGGATTGCGCGGGGAGGGGAACCGAAGTTCGAACAAGAATGGTTCTTGGGTCGGGGGACATTCGTTTCACCATTTGTTTGGATCTTCGTGTTCGGCGTGATTGGAGCGACATATGGAGCCCCTTTCCTCCAAAAGGAGGACGCGTCGAACGCCCGATTGGCTAAGGTTGAGCAGATTGCCATTCCCTCCGAGTTTGGCGGTCTCGTCTTGGACCGGGCGTTTCAAGAGGGTGGGTTGCAGGCTCAGCTCTATCACAGTCAGGAAGGAATGGTTCTGATCCGTGAGATTCGCCGGCCGACCCGCCGCTTGCATTCTGCCGAGGATTGTTTTCGCGGAGACGGATGGAAGATCGAAACGGCACCGCTCTGGAAAGACCCCTATGAAAGGAATTGGCGGCGGTTTTATGCGTCGCGCGATGGCTCCCGCCTGGAGGTGCGTCAGAGGATCGAGGGGAGCGATGGCTGGACTGGAACCGATATCTCCGAGTGGTTCTGGAATGCGACCACCGGACGAACGAAAGGGCCTTGGAAAGCGTGGGTCGTCGTTCTCGAGGCATAGGAGGAGCATTCAGGTCACGGCACGAGGAGCGGGTAAGGTCCTTAGCTCCACATTTTGAATTCGGAACAGGGTTGATTTCTGAGAGAATTGGAGATGATCTTTATTCAGCTCTGAACTGCTCCGCCAGCGTGACGAATCTCTGAAAGTTCTGATTCATTACGTTAAAACCTTGTAAAATTCAGGGCTATTCATTCCGCTATCCCTTCTGAGCTCTTTCCATGGTTTCTCGACTTTTCACCCGGATCACGATTCTCGTCGCAATTCCAACTTTGTTTGCGATCGGGTATGTCGTGTCTGGACAAGAAAATGACCCGGCGCTTTTGATTCGTGCCCGGGAACTGCGCTTGAACGAAGTGTATTTGGAGAGTGCGCGGGTCTATCGGGCATACTTGGCGGAGTATCCGGATGATCTTGAGGCACGGCTCGAGTTTGGAGAACTACTGGTGCTACTGGATCAGCCAGTCGATGCGGCGAATCAGGTGATTCCGATCCTCAATGAGGAGCCCGACAACGCCGAGGCGCGTGAGATATTTGACCAGAGTCTGGTGAAGATCGAAGAGGATCTCGATCCCACAAATTCTGTAGGGTTGCTCCAAATCGCTCGATTGAAACGGTTTTCGGGGAACGAAGAGGAATCGCAAGAATACTACATTCGTTATCTTCAGGCGGTGCCTGAGGACTCGCTCGCTTTACATGAGCTTGCGCAGATGGTCTATGATTCCGGCGATCACGAGCGTGGCCAGGCGCTCCTCGTTGAAGCCATTCGGAAGGCACCCGACGACGAAACCCGCAAGGAACTCCTCTTGAAACAGGCGACCTGGCTTTCGTATGACGAGGAAACGCAGGACGAGGCGGTGATAGCCTTTCAGGATCTTCTGGTCGAATACCCGGATATGGCTCAGGCCTATCTGAATCTGGGAGATCTTTATCGTTACCGAGGCGATTACGAAGAGGCCGGCGAAGCCTACTTGAAGGCCATTCAATATGGAGGCGCTAGCGAAAGAGCGACCGAGGGATATTTTCAGGTTTTGCTTCAGACACGCGCGTTGCAGACGGCACGGAAAGAAAAAATAGCCGGGAACTACGAGGAGGCGGTTACCTTCTATGAGCTTCATTTCCAGGAAATGGAACTTACCCGACAAAAATTGGCACAAATCCAAGCCTTGGAAGCCCAAGGGGTCGCAACCGAGAATCAGGTGATGGCGGCTGACTTTTTCGAGCGTTTTCTGGCCGAGACTCCTGATGAAGTCACGATCCGCCTCGAGGCCGCCGATTCCTATGCTCAAATCGGAGAAACCGAGCAAGCAATGGAAGAGACTGAGCGGGCTATCGAGTTGAAGCCCGACGACCGTGAGATTCGCTTGCAGCTAGCGCGTTATCAGACCTATGACTCCGATTCCGTGGTTGAGGCGGGCGAAACCCTCGACGCGGTAGCCGAAATTTTTGGACCCGATGCCGAAGTGTCCACATTGCGAGGCGATGTTTACCGTTTCGAAGGGGATTACGTTGAAGCGAGCGCGGCCTATCGACGGGCTTTGGAGGAGAATCCCAATGATCCTGTGGCACTTCAAGGTCTTGAGGAAATTAAGAATGCCTTTTCTCCTGAGTTTTACGGAGGCCTTGGATTTATTCGCGATTGGTCCTCGGATTTTGATCACTTTTTCTTGGGGCTTGGGCTTCGGAATGTCTTTTCGGGCATTCAGCATCGAGTCGACTTGGAAGTAGACGCGCTCTACTACAATCAACCGGTTTCTACCCAGAATCCCGAGTTGTCGAACAACACGAACAGCGTTGCGGGTACGGATGTTATGGTGTCGGTGAGTGGCCCCATCGAACGCCCGTGGTCCTATCTTCTCTCGCTGGGAGCCAATTTCTACAACAAGGTGGATTGGACCCCCGTCGGTCAGTTGGCACTCGGTTACGCCGGTGATCAAGTAAATGCGGTCTTCGGATTTCGTCGGAAGGAGGCCGTAGACGACCATTACAATTTGAGTGCGCTTCTGGATGAAGTGCGCATGAACGACTTTTTCGGGCAGGTCATTTATCAGACGATTGGAGACGAAGTCTGGGAGCGTTGGCAGGTTGAGGGCTACGGGGAGACTGGATGGTTTTCCGACGATAATTATCGCTCGCGAGGCTTGTTGACCTTGATGAACCGCACCTATGAGTCGGCAGAGGATTCCTTGAAGCTTGGGGTTCGTGGCCTTTATACCAATTACAGATTTCAGTCTCTGAATTACTTTTCGCCGTCCGATTATTACGGGATTGGCCTCACTGGGAGACTTGATCACCATTTTAACGAAGATACCGATGGGGGAGTCTCCGCGTCTGCCATCTGGATCGAGCAGGTCGAAGAGTTTGATATCGCCGTAGGCGGATACCTATATCACCAGATTTCCGATTCGGCTCGTGGTAGCCTCCGGCTGGACTACGGCCAATCGACATTTCAACAGGGAGACATCCGGTCAATCAGCGGTCGCGCCGAAGTGGAGATCCTGTTCTAAAAACCATGAAGTCTTGGTTTATTCGTCTCTCCTTACTGCTGGCCATACTGCTCTTCATGGCGGTAGCTGGGCTGGCGGTGTGGCTGCTTATTGAGCGCACCGATCATACGGTCTCGAAGTGGTTGGCTACGGCCGCTTTCAGCTTCGTTATTATTTTCGTGTCCGTGTTGATCTTGCGGGTGCTGTTTTTCGCTTTTTTTGCGATGGTTCACCTCTTTGTTTATCGGCGCGGTCTGGCCTCCGATGACAAGAGTCCGCGTTGGGAGGGTCGAAACCAGCCGAAGGTTTCCATCATCGTACCAGCCTATAATGAAGAAAAGGTGATTGCCGAAGCGATCCGTTCCCATTTGCGGATGGATTATTCCTCCTTTGAAATTGTCGTGGTAGACGATGGCTCGACAGATAAAACCACGGAAATGGCCCAGCAAGTTGCCGATGAGGACGCGGCCGGCCGGGTTCAGGTGCACAAGATACCCAATGGCGGAAAAGGGAATGCCTTGAACTATGGCATCCGGGTCGCCAAATCTGAGTTTCTACTTTGTGTGGATGCCGACAGTCGTCTGGATCCCGATTCGCTGAACTATGCGGTGCGGCATATGAAAGATCCCCGCGTCGCGGCCGTTGCGGGGAACGTGAAAGTGCTGAACCGGCACAAAATTCTCACCAATCTCCAAGCCCTCGAGTACATCATCGGGCAGAATCTGATGCGGCGTATTCAGGGCCTCTTCCGTTGTGTCGGTATTGTCCCCGGGCCGTTTGGTCTCTTCCGGAGGAGTGCGATTGAGCAGGTAGGATTATACACCGACGATACCTTCGCGGAGGATTGTGACTTGAGTCTTCGTCTCCTCGCTTCGGGCTGGCGCATCGTCGACGAAATCAACTCCGTGGTCAGGACGGAGGCCCCTGAGAAGCTCAAGCCCTTTATCAAACAGCGCTACCGTTGGACACGAGGGGTTTTACAGGCGCTGCGTAAGCATAAGCATGGATTCACGGGGCGGGGTGGCATCCGACTCTGGTTTGTGCTTATCAATATGTTTTTCGACGGCGTGATTTGGCCGGTCGCTAACCTCTTGGCACACGCCTGCGTCTTTTATCTAATCCTTGAGTTCGGTCTCGTGACCTATCTGGTCTTTTGGTGGATCCACTTTACGCTCTTGGATATGGGCTTGGCTCTGGTTTGTATTGCCAGCGAGCGAGAGACCGCCCGCTTGGTCATTCACATTCTTTTCTACCGCTTGTTTTTCCTCGTGATCATGGATGTTTGTAAGCTCCTCTCGTCCTTTGAGGAGGTTTTCCAGATCAAAATGGGCTGGGGTAAACTCGAACGCACCGGTTCGGGTGGCAACACCAAGGAGGTTCCCGTATCATGATTCCTTTCGAACTACGTGATTTCATCAACATCATGTCGCTGATTATTTTCGGCGGCGTCGCAGTTTCCTGTGTCTTCGCGGTCTTCGCCTACTTTTTGGCGATCAACCGCAAGAAACGGCAGAAGAGAATCGAGGAGAAAAAGGCAGCTTAACGATGACGGCCCCTCGGCGCACATCGGATTTGATACCGTCTCAGGCGGGTTTCAAAGGCACGTTTCTGGCTGGGATTCTGATCCTGGGCTTTTGCGTATGGAACTACTGGTACCTTATCCTCGAAACGAATGATCGAGTCCCTACCGATCTAGAGGTCGTGATTCCCCAGCTCGCCGAAGTCCAGCTTTACGAGAATGAAATTCGCGTGGGGGTATACGATTCGGCGGCCACACGAATGCACTACCGCCAGATGCGCTTCGACTACGGAAGTGTGCTGAGCTCATGGAAGGATTTTCTGGAGAATATGGGGCTCGCCTATGACCCCTTTCTCAAGATCGAGAACATCAGCGATTACGATATTGTGATCTTGCCCTTCACCGCCTGCCTTAGCGATTACGAAGCACGGGTGATCAAGGAGTATGTCGGCAATGGTGGCCGATTGTTCATGACGGGAACGGTGGGATCCCGATTCGAGGATGGCGATTGGCGGGATGAGCCGGTTTTCGGAGATATTGTCGGTGCCCGTTTTGTGGGAAACGCGAATCCGAGCCCCAAAGGTCCAGCCCGCCTTTCTCTCAATCGCGATCTTCCGGTTTCCTTGCGTTGGACCCCTCGGCGAAGTCTCGTGATCCCGTCTTACAACGAGGTGCTGGTCATTCGTCCAATTGGAAGCCGAATGAATATCGTGGCCAAAGCTCCGTATTATCGGAGGGACGAGACCTATGACGAACTGGTGGCAATCTGTTACGGGCCCTATCTGAAAGGTGAAATCGTCTGGTCCGGTGTGCGAATCGCTGCGGCCCCAAGTGGCGATGAAACGGCTGAAAGAGCTTTCCGTGAGCTTTTTGTGAACATGATGGTCTGGCTTGCAGATCGACCGCGCGTAACGACTTCTACATGGCCGGAGAAAAAGAAAGGTGCGCTGGGTCTTGTCGTCGAGTTTCCAGAGAAATCACCACTGCGGCTGTTGTCTAAAATTCAGAAAACCGAGCAGCCGATTGGGGTGTTGGTGAGTCCACAACAAGCGAATCAGCTTGTTGACCTCCCGGGGGTAGATCAGCTGGATGTTGAGTGGATCCTTCATCTCGATCCTGCATTTCTGAAGTCCAATGAATTTGAAGAAATGGGGGCAAAACTGAGATCGTTAAAAGCCCGGGTGGAAAAGACCCTGAATACAACCTTGTCTGGGGTCATGGTCGACGGAATGCGGCCACGTGATATGGCTTCCATCGCTCTCGACGCAGGTTTCGTCTACCTTCTCTCGCCGCCGACTGATGGCATTGAGGAGTATCCGGAAATTTTTGCCTCGGTCCGTAGGAAGGGCCCCTTCGAAGCTCCTGAAGTCCTTTCACTGGCGCCATTCCGAGAGAAGCTCCCCGAACAAATCTCCCCGACCGACTGTTTCTTTGTCGTCTTGCCTGCAGAGGATTTTCTGGAGCTGAAAACGCCCCTAAAGTTCACGGGGCTCGATGATCAGAAGGAGCTGTGGAAAGCCTTCCCGAGGGAAATTGTCAACTGGCGCTCCGATCGGAATTCAGTGGTTATGGATGAAGAATTTCTTCCGAACGACCGTCTCCGGCTCCGGATCAGTAACGGTTCCTATACCGAATTTCACCAGTTCCCTTTCTCCATCGGATTCGGTGGTTCCATTGAAAAGGTTCTCATCTGGCCGAAGGCGGTGGGCCAACCTCCGCCCGATTTGGTTTCGAAGAAAAACGGAGATTGGCATTTCAGTATCGACCGCTTCCGGCCGGGAATGACCCTGGAGTTCATCTTTACGCCTTTGAAGGAAGGGGAGACTCCCTCGAATTTCTAATCGGGTATAGAGTTTCCGTGTTGAAGTGAGTCTGCCGGCGAAAGGGGTGCGTTTTGTTAATCGAGAGCTGGAAGCTCTCGCTACTTTGTTTGGCAGCGTTCTGGTTGTTTCCGGGCGATTGCGGGCCGAGGGGCGGTTCTCAAATGTTCCGGATCGACTTTAGTCGTTCCGCCGAGTCGGCCGAGAACGGTGTGAGATCTTAAAGAGTTTCCGCGTTGAAGTGAGTCTTTCCTCGGATGGGGTGCGTTTTGTCCGAAGCGGGCGTTTTGATAATCGAGAGCTGGAAGCTCTCGCTACTTTGTTTGGCAGCGTTCTCGTTGTTTCCGGGCGATTGCGGGCAGAGGGGCGGTTCTCAAATGTTCCGGATCGACTTTAGTCGTTCCGCCGTGTCGGCCGAGAATGGTGTGAAGCTTTATCGAGTTTTCGTGTTGAAGTGAGTCTGTCGGCGGAAGGGGTGCGAGTTGTCCGAAACGAGCGTTTTGGTAATCGAGAGCTGGAAGCTCTCGCTACTTTTTTTGACAGCGTTCTTGTTGTTTCCGGGCGATTGCGGGCAGAGGGGCGGTTCTCAAACGTTCCGGATCGACTTTAGTCGTTCCGCCGAGTCGGCCGAAAACGGTGTGAGATCTTAAAGAGTTTCCGCGTTGAAGTGAGTCTGTCGGCGGAAGGGGTGCGCGTTGTCCGAAACGAGCGTTTTGGTAATCGAGAGCTGGAAGCTCTCGCTACTTTGTTTGGCAGTGTTCTGGTTGTTTCCGGGCGATTGCGGGCCGGGGGGCGGTTCTCAAACGTTCCGGATCGACTTTAGTCGTTCCGCTGAGAACGGTGTGAGGTTTTATCGAGTTTCCGTGTTGAAGTGAGTTTGTCAAAGGATCGGGTGCGTGTTGTCCGAAGCGGGCGTTCTGGAAATCGAGAGCTGGAAGCTCTCGCTACTTTGTTTGGCAGCGTTCTGGTTGTTTCCGGGCGATTGCGGGCCGAGGGGCG is part of the Puniceicoccus vermicola genome and harbors:
- a CDS encoding VIT domain-containing protein — translated: MKTKNILILLSAGFGGLLLMGSARANSPGESSTDRTEVPYFWTPSMKEGVDALPLKSTDVQVKIEGMLATVTVSQVYRNEGTVPIEASYIFPGSTRAAVNDLRFTIGERVISAEIQEKEEARRTYEAAKTEGKRTVLLEQHRPNVFQMKVANILPADVVSVQLVYTETLPRENGDYEFVYPTVVGPRYVGDPEAQAGNSTEWVHSPFLSPETEVAAPEFRLSVDLTPGQTIRRIGSPSHKVDIDYREADHAVLELTPAPLRSDDRDFILRYSLADEEPEVGILLTKTEDGGYFLVNLEPPARQASGVAMPREYLFLLDVSGSMEGFPLTIAKQVMGGLIEDLGSGDSFNIVAFAGSSEVFSERVSAKVSPSSKQRALEWIDGLSGMGGTNLLPALKRVLQLPRDEGTSRTVVVITDGYVVVEREAFELIRNSLGEANLFALGIGSSVNRHLIEGMARAGGGDEFVATNIREGKEVGAQLIKMVRNPVLTQISLDWEGLEVKEMLPERQPDLFLDKPVRVIGRFEGEWGGRLTVTGKAGSDDFEQTVELGNGNQPSVGSIGILWAREKVQALTDSLLFGDEGSVRSQIVELGLRYRLLTRYTSFVAVEEVIARQEEDLATVKQPVPLPAGVSSLAVGAGIPASPEPETVGLVLLVLGALAVLFWSSRKKDAQ
- a CDS encoding exosortase/archaeosortase family protein, whose product is MRRQIPWGSLLFLLALLTLSLPSARWYVARMLDGADEPYGILALGVWLWFLPWKRFRRDFVANTFPSGVEALLWILVIAIILFGPEWPALLRAALLVGMISTSAIIRGMPRGAVVLGFLSLPILASLDFYLGFPMRYACGWVGTEGLRAVGVPVSLSGIRMLVEGHEIVIDRPCSGLKYLWFGWFFAGCLMAQYRLAAQRVLVGSLLSGLILFLSNALRVTVLFLLEWRGWGSARSHEIAGLILFGAALFGIFLAIRGIARGGEPKFEQEWFLGRGTFVSPFVWIFVFGVIGATYGAPFLQKEDASNARLAKVEQIAIPSEFGGLVLDRAFQEGGLQAQLYHSQEGMVLIREIRRPTRRLHSAEDCFRGDGWKIETAPLWKDPYERNWRRFYASRDGSRLEVRQRIEGSDGWTGTDISEWFWNATTGRTKGPWKAWVVVLEA
- a CDS encoding tetratricopeptide repeat protein: MVSRLFTRITILVAIPTLFAIGYVVSGQENDPALLIRARELRLNEVYLESARVYRAYLAEYPDDLEARLEFGELLVLLDQPVDAANQVIPILNEEPDNAEAREIFDQSLVKIEEDLDPTNSVGLLQIARLKRFSGNEEESQEYYIRYLQAVPEDSLALHELAQMVYDSGDHERGQALLVEAIRKAPDDETRKELLLKQATWLSYDEETQDEAVIAFQDLLVEYPDMAQAYLNLGDLYRYRGDYEEAGEAYLKAIQYGGASERATEGYFQVLLQTRALQTARKEKIAGNYEEAVTFYELHFQEMELTRQKLAQIQALEAQGVATENQVMAADFFERFLAETPDEVTIRLEAADSYAQIGETEQAMEETERAIELKPDDREIRLQLARYQTYDSDSVVEAGETLDAVAEIFGPDAEVSTLRGDVYRFEGDYVEASAAYRRALEENPNDPVALQGLEEIKNAFSPEFYGGLGFIRDWSSDFDHFFLGLGLRNVFSGIQHRVDLEVDALYYNQPVSTQNPELSNNTNSVAGTDVMVSVSGPIERPWSYLLSLGANFYNKVDWTPVGQLALGYAGDQVNAVFGFRRKEAVDDHYNLSALLDEVRMNDFFGQVIYQTIGDEVWERWQVEGYGETGWFSDDNYRSRGLLTLMNRTYESAEDSLKLGVRGLYTNYRFQSLNYFSPSDYYGIGLTGRLDHHFNEDTDGGVSASAIWIEQVEEFDIAVGGYLYHQISDSARGSLRLDYGQSTFQQGDIRSISGRAEVEILF
- a CDS encoding glycosyltransferase family 2 protein, whose product is MKSWFIRLSLLLAILLFMAVAGLAVWLLIERTDHTVSKWLATAAFSFVIIFVSVLILRVLFFAFFAMVHLFVYRRGLASDDKSPRWEGRNQPKVSIIVPAYNEEKVIAEAIRSHLRMDYSSFEIVVVDDGSTDKTTEMAQQVADEDAAGRVQVHKIPNGGKGNALNYGIRVAKSEFLLCVDADSRLDPDSLNYAVRHMKDPRVAAVAGNVKVLNRHKILTNLQALEYIIGQNLMRRIQGLFRCVGIVPGPFGLFRRSAIEQVGLYTDDTFAEDCDLSLRLLASGWRIVDEINSVVRTEAPEKLKPFIKQRYRWTRGVLQALRKHKHGFTGRGGIRLWFVLINMFFDGVIWPVANLLAHACVFYLILEFGLVTYLVFWWIHFTLLDMGLALVCIASERETARLVIHILFYRLFFLVIMDVCKLLSSFEEVFQIKMGWGKLERTGSGGNTKEVPVS
- a CDS encoding beta-galactosidase trimerization domain-containing protein — encoded protein: MIPQLAEVQLYENEIRVGVYDSAATRMHYRQMRFDYGSVLSSWKDFLENMGLAYDPFLKIENISDYDIVILPFTACLSDYEARVIKEYVGNGGRLFMTGTVGSRFEDGDWRDEPVFGDIVGARFVGNANPSPKGPARLSLNRDLPVSLRWTPRRSLVIPSYNEVLVIRPIGSRMNIVAKAPYYRRDETYDELVAICYGPYLKGEIVWSGVRIAAAPSGDETAERAFRELFVNMMVWLADRPRVTTSTWPEKKKGALGLVVEFPEKSPLRLLSKIQKTEQPIGVLVSPQQANQLVDLPGVDQLDVEWILHLDPAFLKSNEFEEMGAKLRSLKARVEKTLNTTLSGVMVDGMRPRDMASIALDAGFVYLLSPPTDGIEEYPEIFASVRRKGPFEAPEVLSLAPFREKLPEQISPTDCFFVVLPAEDFLELKTPLKFTGLDDQKELWKAFPREIVNWRSDRNSVVMDEEFLPNDRLRLRISNGSYTEFHQFPFSIGFGGSIEKVLIWPKAVGQPPPDLVSKKNGDWHFSIDRFRPGMTLEFIFTPLKEGETPSNF